The sequence TGCACGTGCCGGGTCGGTCCCCGGGGCTCGCACACGAAGCTTAAGTAGGTGACTCGGAATATGGTTAAGCGGGCTCGGGGCGACCCGCCACGGCAAGCGGTTTGAGAGGACTAAGTAGCGGGGAGGTTGCCGAGAGGCTTAAAAGGTTCGGCTTCAACAAGGTACCCGAGAGGAAGGAGAACCTGCTCGTAGAGTTTGCAAAGAAGTTCACCGGCCTCACCGCCTTCGTGATAGAAGCAGCAGCCATTATCTCCTTCACCCTGGGGAGGTATGTGGATTTCGCGATAATGGTGCTTCTCCTCCTCGTAAACGCTGTGATCGGAGTTGTACACGGGTATAGGGCTGGTAGGGCCGTCGAGCTGTTGAAGTCAAAGCTGAAGATCGTGGTCAAGGTTTTGAGGGATGGGGAGTGGCGCGATGTCGAAGCCGAGTACCTAGTCCCCGACGACGTAGTGAAGCTCT is a genomic window of Thermosphaera sp. containing:
- a CDS encoding HAD-IC family P-type ATPase, producing the protein MRGLSSGEVAERLKRFGFNKVPERKENLLVEFAKKFTGLTAFVIEAAAIISFTLGRYVDFAIMVLLLLVNAVIGVVHGYRAGRAVELLKSKLKIVVKVLRDGEWRDVEAEYLVPDDVVKLSMGDTVPADGVIVEGSVLVDESVLTGESIPVEKSVNDELYAGTMVARGEAVARIVATGVRTRFGRVFVLIETAKPRLMTEEITNSITK